The following are encoded together in the Labrys wisconsinensis genome:
- a CDS encoding aminopeptidase P family protein: MAMTQLQSFDEVSNPAQGKARIAALRRKLAEAGLDGFVVPRSDEHQNEYCPPSEERLSWLTGFAGSAGVAVVLMSEAAIFVDGRYTVQVREQVDTAVITPRHLMDDPPEKWLEAVLRPTQKLGFDPRLHTVAEVERLKGACERAGAGLIALAKNPIDAIWTDRPSPPLAPVVLHDEALAGESPASKLVRIQDRLGELKADAVFTNDAHAVAWAFNIRGGDVAHTPLPLSYVLIPRDGEPTLFVDGRKLSNAVRHDLSSFAALIEPAQIDAALAAAVKDKTVRLDPNVVVEHFARVIQTAGGVIQRGPDPIALLRAVKNEAERAGARAAHIRDGAAVARFLAWFAEAAPKGGETEISAAEALEGFRAETGVLKDLSFPSISAAGPNAAIPHYRVTTQSNRRIEPGFFLIDSGAQYVDGTTDITRTISVGEPSALMKDRYTRVLKGMIAISLARFPKGAAGSQLDSFARQALWEVGTDFDHGTGHGVGSYLSVHEGPQRISRLGTTPLEAGMILSNEPGYYRAGEFGIRTENLVLVEPVEIDGAERPMFGFETLTLAPIDLTPIEPALLGAREIAWLDAYHARVRETLSPLVDGRTRAWLEQATRPLNRDGRKQA, encoded by the coding sequence ATGGCCATGACTCAACTGCAATCCTTCGACGAGGTCAGCAACCCGGCGCAGGGCAAGGCGCGCATCGCGGCGCTGCGCAGGAAGCTCGCCGAGGCCGGGCTCGACGGCTTCGTCGTGCCGCGCTCGGACGAGCACCAGAACGAATATTGCCCGCCCTCGGAGGAGCGGCTCTCCTGGCTCACCGGCTTTGCCGGCTCGGCGGGCGTTGCCGTCGTGCTGATGAGCGAGGCCGCCATCTTCGTCGACGGCCGCTACACCGTGCAGGTGCGCGAGCAGGTCGACACCGCGGTGATCACGCCCCGCCACCTCATGGACGATCCGCCGGAGAAATGGCTCGAGGCCGTGCTGCGGCCGACCCAGAAGCTCGGCTTCGACCCGCGCCTGCACACCGTCGCCGAGGTGGAACGGCTGAAGGGTGCCTGCGAGCGCGCCGGCGCCGGCCTGATCGCGCTGGCCAAGAATCCGATCGATGCGATCTGGACCGACCGTCCCTCCCCGCCGCTGGCGCCGGTCGTGCTGCACGACGAGGCGCTCGCCGGCGAGAGCCCGGCCTCCAAGCTGGTGCGCATCCAGGACCGGCTCGGCGAGCTCAAGGCCGATGCGGTCTTCACCAACGATGCCCACGCCGTGGCCTGGGCCTTCAACATCCGCGGCGGCGACGTGGCGCACACGCCGCTGCCGCTGTCCTATGTGCTGATCCCGCGCGACGGCGAGCCGACCCTGTTCGTCGACGGACGCAAGCTCTCCAACGCCGTGCGCCACGACCTCTCCAGCTTCGCCGCGCTGATCGAGCCCGCCCAGATCGACGCCGCCCTGGCGGCGGCCGTCAAAGACAAGACCGTGCGGCTCGACCCCAACGTGGTGGTCGAGCATTTCGCCCGCGTCATCCAGACCGCCGGCGGCGTCATCCAGCGCGGCCCCGACCCGATCGCGCTGCTGCGCGCCGTCAAGAACGAGGCCGAGCGGGCCGGCGCCCGCGCCGCCCATATCCGCGACGGCGCCGCTGTCGCCCGCTTCCTCGCCTGGTTCGCCGAGGCGGCGCCCAAGGGCGGCGAGACCGAGATCTCGGCCGCCGAGGCGCTGGAAGGCTTCCGGGCGGAGACGGGCGTGCTGAAGGACCTGTCCTTCCCCTCGATCTCCGCTGCCGGCCCGAACGCCGCGATCCCGCATTACCGGGTGACGACGCAGTCGAACCGCCGGATCGAGCCCGGCTTCTTCCTGATCGATTCCGGCGCGCAATATGTCGACGGCACCACCGACATCACCCGCACCATCAGCGTCGGCGAGCCCTCGGCCCTGATGAAGGACCGCTATACCCGCGTGCTCAAGGGCATGATCGCCATCTCGCTGGCGCGCTTTCCCAAGGGCGCCGCGGGCTCGCAGCTCGACAGCTTCGCCCGTCAGGCGCTGTGGGAGGTCGGCACCGACTTCGACCACGGCACCGGCCACGGCGTCGGCTCCTATCTCTCGGTGCACGAGGGGCCGCAGCGCATCTCCCGCCTCGGCACCACGCCGCTGGAGGCCGGCATGATCCTGTCGAACGAGCCCGGCTACTACCGGGCCGGCGAGTTCGGCATCCGCACCGAGAACCTGGTCCTGGTCGAGCCGGTCGAGATCGACGGCGCCGAGCGGCCGATGTTCGGCTTCGAGACGCTGACGCTGGCGCCGATCGACCTGACGCCGATCGAGCCCGCCCTGCTCGGCGCCCGCGAGATCGCCTGGCTCGACGCCTACCACGCCCGGGTGCGCGAGACGCTGTCGCCGCTGGTCGACGGCCGCACCCGCGCCTGGCTGGAGCAGGCGACGCGGCCGCTGAATCGGGATGGCAGGAAACAGGCGTAA
- a CDS encoding AzlD family protein, whose amino-acid sequence MTIDPITLAAILAMAIITYATRIAGIFLAGHLVLTGRTKAAFEAIPPAVLVAVIAPVALASGRAETLAALVTALAATRLPLLATIVVGVASVVALRGLMG is encoded by the coding sequence ATGACCATCGATCCGATCACCCTTGCCGCGATCCTCGCCATGGCGATCATCACCTACGCGACGCGGATCGCCGGGATCTTCCTGGCCGGACACCTCGTGCTGACCGGCCGGACCAAGGCGGCCTTCGAGGCGATCCCGCCGGCGGTGCTGGTCGCGGTGATCGCTCCGGTGGCGCTGGCAAGCGGGCGGGCCGAGACCCTGGCCGCCCTGGTCACGGCCCTGGCGGCGACGCGCCTGCCGCTGCTGGCGACGATCGTCGTCGGCGTCGCCTCCGTGGTGGCGCTGCGCGGCCTCATGGGATGA
- a CDS encoding AzlC family ABC transporter permease, protein MSLASEIRAGLTDIAPPALAAIPIGLLFGALAVGKGLSPLEAVLMSACVFAGGAQFAAIEQWVHPAPVAALAFGTLLINARHILMGASLAPKTTAFSRAQRFLGFFAMADENWAMSERRAAATRLTPTYYLAMTVFFYLNWVIWSAFGALIGPLMGDPARFGADFAFTALFIGLVAGFWKGRISAATIAASAAVSALVKVTAGAPWHVPAGAVAGILAAYLVASPAEALA, encoded by the coding sequence TTGTCCCTTGCTTCCGAGATCCGCGCCGGCCTGACCGACATCGCGCCGCCCGCGCTCGCCGCCATCCCCATCGGCCTGCTGTTCGGCGCCCTCGCCGTGGGCAAGGGCCTGTCGCCGCTCGAGGCCGTGCTGATGTCGGCCTGCGTGTTCGCGGGCGGCGCGCAGTTCGCGGCGATCGAGCAATGGGTGCATCCGGCGCCGGTCGCCGCGCTCGCCTTCGGCACGCTGCTGATCAATGCCCGGCACATCCTGATGGGCGCCTCGCTGGCGCCGAAGACGACCGCCTTCTCCAGGGCGCAGCGCTTCCTCGGCTTCTTCGCCATGGCCGACGAGAACTGGGCGATGTCGGAGCGTCGCGCCGCCGCCACGCGGCTGACCCCGACCTATTATCTCGCCATGACCGTCTTCTTCTATCTGAACTGGGTGATCTGGAGCGCCTTCGGCGCGCTGATCGGCCCGCTGATGGGCGACCCGGCCCGGTTCGGCGCCGATTTCGCCTTCACCGCGCTGTTCATCGGCCTCGTCGCCGGCTTCTGGAAGGGGCGGATCTCGGCGGCGACCATCGCCGCCAGTGCCGCGGTCTCGGCCCTGGTCAAGGTCACGGCCGGCGCGCCCTGGCACGTGCCGGCCGGCGCGGTCGCCGGCATCCTCGCCGCCTACCTCGTGGCGAGCCCGGCGGAGGCCCTGGCATGA
- a CDS encoding glycoside hydrolase family 31 protein produces the protein MKALVQGRYRGHDGKAAVFDVGEGASLTLRILEGDIGRVTLQRRDGYRLERGWSLAPGGAEPPFAGRPRDDVSGFANPPTTVTEQPGRVLVSAAGLTAEVVLAPFAIAWRREGEAAPFLRDRSTQAYFLSNRTGALAHAMARDPEERHYGLGDKAGPLDRTGRRFRIDATDPCGFDAELSDPLYKMLPFLVVDGPQGAHGLFYDNPATATVDLGCTLDNYHGPFRSYRADDGDLDYYVLAGPAIPDVVRRFSWLTGGQAFAPRWSLGFAMTSMAIADAPDADARISAFIADCRRHGIACDSFHFGSGYSSIGARRYVFHWNRDKFPDPAATMARLAAAGMRPVANVKPCLLDDHPRLAEARGDGLLVRDGRSGDPAVAQFWDGLGFHIDFTNEKARAWWADGLKSALLDVGVASIWNDNNEFEIWDEDAVCAGDGRPFAQSLARPAQALLMTKLAYETQAAQAPGRRPYVVSRAGPAGLARYGQTWTGDNETAWKTLRFNLAQGLNMSLSGLFNIGHDVGGFHGPSPGPELFCRFVEFCALWPRMVMNSWKADGTVNQPWMHPEVLPQVRAALALRSRLMPYLYTRMWRASRDHEPAVRPLFWDFPADPAARTVDDAFMLGPDLLVAPVLVEGAVTRSLYLPAHPGGWFDWHDGRHVEGGTVVAVPAPLGRLPLFARAGAIVPVADPGAPAASLPDRTVLVFGEPVDASAADLYEDDGETAEWRRDGLHVRFELRRTGETLLLSARHQGADPSRPWRIGVRRIGTHGDLQLLSSSALALEPMPAAGPG, from the coding sequence ATGAAAGCCCTGGTCCAGGGCCGCTATCGCGGCCATGACGGCAAGGCGGCCGTCTTCGACGTCGGCGAAGGCGCGAGCCTCACGCTGCGCATCCTCGAGGGCGATATCGGCCGGGTGACGCTGCAGCGCCGGGACGGCTATCGGCTCGAGCGCGGCTGGTCGCTGGCGCCTGGTGGCGCCGAGCCGCCCTTTGCCGGCCGGCCGCGCGACGATGTCTCCGGTTTCGCCAACCCGCCGACGACGGTGACGGAGCAGCCGGGCCGCGTCCTCGTCTCGGCCGCCGGGCTCACGGCCGAGGTGGTGCTGGCGCCCTTCGCCATCGCCTGGCGCCGCGAGGGCGAGGCCGCCCCCTTCCTGCGCGACCGGTCGACCCAGGCCTATTTCCTCTCCAACCGGACGGGCGCCCTCGCCCATGCCATGGCGCGCGATCCCGAGGAGCGGCATTACGGGCTCGGCGACAAGGCCGGCCCGCTCGATCGCACCGGCCGGCGCTTCCGCATCGACGCGACGGACCCCTGCGGCTTCGACGCCGAGCTCTCCGACCCGCTCTACAAGATGCTGCCCTTCCTCGTCGTCGACGGGCCGCAGGGCGCCCACGGCCTGTTCTACGACAATCCGGCCACCGCGACGGTCGATCTCGGCTGCACGCTCGACAATTACCACGGACCGTTCCGCTCCTACCGGGCGGACGATGGCGATCTCGACTATTACGTCCTCGCCGGTCCGGCCATTCCCGATGTCGTCCGGCGCTTCTCCTGGCTGACGGGCGGCCAGGCCTTCGCGCCGCGCTGGTCGCTGGGCTTTGCCATGACCTCGATGGCGATCGCCGACGCTCCCGACGCCGATGCCCGCATCTCCGCCTTCATCGCCGACTGCCGGCGCCACGGCATTGCCTGCGACAGCTTCCATTTCGGCTCCGGCTATTCCTCGATCGGCGCCCGGCGCTATGTCTTCCACTGGAACCGCGACAAGTTCCCGGATCCCGCCGCCACCATGGCCCGGCTCGCGGCCGCCGGCATGCGCCCGGTGGCGAACGTCAAGCCCTGCCTGCTCGACGATCACCCCCGGCTGGCCGAGGCCAGGGGCGATGGCCTCCTGGTGCGGGACGGCCGCAGCGGCGACCCTGCGGTGGCGCAGTTCTGGGACGGCCTCGGCTTCCACATCGACTTCACCAACGAGAAGGCGCGCGCCTGGTGGGCGGACGGGCTGAAGTCGGCGCTGCTCGACGTCGGCGTCGCCTCCATCTGGAACGACAACAACGAGTTCGAGATCTGGGACGAGGACGCGGTCTGCGCCGGCGACGGCCGCCCCTTCGCCCAGAGCCTGGCGCGCCCGGCCCAGGCGCTGCTGATGACCAAGCTCGCCTACGAAACCCAGGCCGCGCAGGCGCCGGGCAGGCGCCCCTATGTCGTCAGCCGCGCCGGCCCGGCCGGGCTGGCGCGCTACGGCCAGACCTGGACGGGCGACAACGAGACGGCCTGGAAGACGCTGCGCTTCAACCTGGCCCAGGGGCTCAACATGAGCCTGTCCGGCTTGTTCAACATCGGCCACGACGTCGGCGGCTTCCACGGCCCCAGCCCCGGCCCGGAGCTGTTCTGCCGCTTCGTCGAATTCTGCGCGCTGTGGCCGCGCATGGTGATGAACTCCTGGAAGGCGGACGGCACCGTCAACCAGCCCTGGATGCATCCCGAGGTGCTGCCGCAGGTCCGCGCTGCCCTCGCCCTGCGCTCCCGGCTGATGCCCTATCTCTACACCCGGATGTGGCGGGCGAGCCGCGACCATGAGCCGGCGGTGCGGCCGCTGTTCTGGGACTTTCCGGCCGATCCGGCGGCCCGCACCGTGGACGACGCCTTCATGCTCGGCCCGGACCTGCTCGTCGCGCCGGTCCTCGTCGAAGGCGCCGTGACGCGCAGCCTCTATCTGCCGGCCCATCCCGGCGGCTGGTTCGACTGGCACGACGGCCGCCATGTCGAGGGCGGGACGGTGGTCGCCGTTCCCGCGCCGCTCGGGCGCCTGCCCCTGTTCGCGCGGGCCGGGGCGATCGTGCCCGTCGCGGACCCCGGTGCGCCGGCCGCCTCCCTCCCGGACCGGACCGTGCTGGTCTTCGGCGAGCCGGTCGACGCCTCGGCCGCAGACCTCTACGAGGACGACGGAGAGACGGCGGAGTGGCGCCGCGACGGGCTGCATGTCCGGTTCGAGCTACGGCGCACGGGCGAGACGCTGCTGCTTTCGGCTCGGCATCAGGGCGCGGATCCCTCCCGGCCGTGGCGGATCGGCGTGCGGCGGATCGGCACGCACGGCGACCTGCAGCTGCTGTCGTCGTCAGCCCTGGCGCTCGAGCCGATGCCCGCTGCCGGACCGGGCTGA
- a CDS encoding AraC family transcriptional regulator, with protein sequence MSNAFTTLEGAIARGEAVRFWREPRYDGLECLSATFRTHRYARHTHETYAVAAVIDGCETFYHRGAQRYASTGTMAVVCPDELHDGEPAGAGFVYRTLYPSVELMRSIAEDVFDRPFAGVPGFAQSVVEDAGLSARMAHLHGVLADPRTSLLQRDTLLRGFFAQLLSRWGGLGEMPAVGDERGPVARARAHLDRHFAQDVTLDDLAAVARLNRAHLVRAFRKATGTTPHAYLSDRRVRAARRLLMAGQAPSEVALACGFCDQSHLNRVFKARMGVTPGAFRA encoded by the coding sequence GTGTCCAACGCTTTCACCACGCTGGAGGGCGCCATCGCGCGCGGCGAAGCCGTGCGATTCTGGCGCGAGCCGCGCTATGACGGCCTGGAGTGCCTGTCCGCGACCTTCCGCACCCACCGCTATGCCCGGCATACGCACGAGACCTACGCGGTCGCCGCCGTCATCGATGGCTGCGAGACCTTCTATCATCGCGGCGCCCAGCGCTATGCCTCTACCGGGACCATGGCGGTGGTCTGCCCGGACGAGTTGCACGACGGCGAGCCGGCCGGCGCGGGCTTCGTCTATCGCACGCTCTACCCTTCCGTCGAGCTGATGCGCAGCATTGCCGAGGACGTGTTCGACCGGCCGTTCGCCGGCGTGCCGGGCTTTGCGCAGTCCGTGGTCGAGGACGCCGGGCTCTCGGCCCGCATGGCGCATCTGCACGGCGTCCTGGCCGATCCGCGGACGTCGCTCCTGCAGCGCGACACGCTGCTGCGCGGCTTCTTCGCCCAGCTGCTGTCGCGCTGGGGCGGGTTGGGCGAGATGCCGGCCGTCGGCGACGAGCGCGGCCCGGTGGCGCGGGCCAGGGCCCATCTCGACCGGCATTTTGCGCAGGATGTGACGCTGGACGATCTGGCCGCCGTCGCCCGTCTGAACCGGGCGCATCTGGTGCGCGCCTTCCGCAAGGCGACCGGCACCACGCCGCACGCCTATCTCTCCGACCGGCGCGTCCGGGCGGCGCGGCGCCTGCTGATGGCCGGGCAGGCGCCGTCCGAGGTGGCGCTCGCCTGCGGCTTCTGCGACCAGAGCCACCTCAACCGGGTGTTCAAGGCGCGGATGGGCGTGACGCCGGGGGCGTTCCGAGCGTAG
- the ligA gene encoding NAD-dependent DNA ligase LigA, whose protein sequence is MTTQPDKPIDTLTADEATAEHEALGRAIAEADRLYHGEDAPVLSDAEYDALRRRYNEIEARFPELKTAESLSNKVGAAPSEKFAKVRHRVPMLSLDNSFSDEDVVEFVARVRRFLAWPEGEPLAITAEPKIDGLSCSLRYEQGRLVVAATRGDGAEGEDVTANVRTIADVPQVLKGEAPAVFEVRGEVYMRHADFAGMNERQAAAGKALFANPRNAAAGSLRQLDASITASRPLHFFAYAWGDHSALPARTQYEVVQTFGAWGFAINPLMVRCAGAEELLAHYRRIEGMRATLGYDIDGVVYKVDRLDLQQRLGFVSRSPRWATAHKFPAEKATTILQGIEIQVGRTGALTPVAKLQPVTVGGVVVSNATLHNEDEIKRKGIRIGDTVIVQRAGDVIPQVLGYIEERRPTGTVDYEFPKVCPCPLKTPTKREVTASGEEGVVWRCSGEFACPYQKVEHLRHFVSRRAFDIEGLGEKQIALFFQDEDLPIREPADIFTLAERDAANLKKLKDKEGFGETSSKNLFAAIEARREIALERFLYALGMRHVGETTARQLARAYGSWDAFAAAAARIAEGDAEAGAEMDAIDQIGETVVAAVKAYFGEEHNQAIVERLTRQVTILDAERPRAESPVAGKTVVFTGSLVRLSRDEAKAMADRLGAKISGSVSKKTDLVVAGPGAGSKLDKAREFGVEVIDEDEWFRRVGEGGDAAAG, encoded by the coding sequence ATGACCACCCAGCCCGACAAGCCCATCGACACTTTGACGGCCGACGAGGCCACAGCCGAGCACGAGGCGCTCGGCCGGGCGATCGCCGAGGCCGACCGCCTCTATCACGGCGAGGATGCGCCGGTTCTCTCCGACGCCGAGTACGACGCGCTGCGCCGCCGCTACAATGAGATCGAGGCGCGCTTTCCCGAGCTCAAGACGGCCGAGAGCCTCTCCAACAAGGTCGGAGCGGCCCCGTCCGAGAAATTCGCCAAGGTGCGCCACCGCGTGCCGATGCTCTCGCTCGACAACAGTTTTTCCGACGAGGACGTCGTCGAGTTCGTCGCCCGCGTCCGCCGCTTCCTGGCCTGGCCCGAGGGCGAGCCGCTCGCCATCACCGCCGAGCCGAAGATCGACGGCCTGTCCTGCTCGCTGCGCTACGAGCAGGGGCGCCTCGTCGTCGCCGCGACCCGCGGCGACGGCGCCGAGGGCGAGGACGTCACCGCCAATGTCCGCACCATCGCCGACGTGCCGCAGGTGCTGAAGGGCGAGGCGCCCGCCGTGTTCGAGGTGCGCGGCGAGGTCTATATGCGCCATGCCGACTTCGCCGGAATGAACGAGCGCCAGGCGGCGGCGGGCAAGGCTCTCTTCGCCAACCCGCGCAACGCCGCCGCCGGCTCGCTGCGCCAGCTCGATGCCAGCATCACCGCCAGCCGGCCGCTGCATTTCTTCGCCTATGCCTGGGGCGACCACAGCGCGCTGCCCGCGCGCACGCAATATGAGGTGGTGCAGACCTTCGGCGCGTGGGGCTTCGCCATCAACCCCTTGATGGTGCGCTGCGCCGGCGCCGAGGAGCTCCTGGCGCATTACCGCCGGATCGAGGGAATGCGCGCCACGCTCGGCTACGACATCGACGGCGTGGTCTACAAGGTCGACCGCCTCGACCTGCAGCAGCGCCTCGGCTTCGTCTCGCGCTCGCCGCGCTGGGCGACGGCGCACAAGTTCCCGGCCGAGAAGGCGACCACCATCCTGCAGGGCATCGAGATCCAGGTCGGGCGCACCGGGGCGCTGACGCCCGTGGCCAAGCTGCAGCCGGTGACGGTGGGCGGCGTGGTGGTGTCCAACGCCACGCTGCACAACGAGGACGAGATCAAGCGCAAGGGCATCCGGATCGGTGACACGGTGATCGTGCAGCGCGCCGGCGACGTCATCCCGCAGGTCCTCGGATATATCGAGGAGAGGAGGCCGACGGGCACCGTCGACTACGAGTTTCCGAAGGTCTGCCCCTGTCCGTTGAAGACGCCGACGAAGCGCGAGGTGACGGCGTCGGGCGAGGAAGGGGTGGTGTGGCGCTGCTCCGGAGAGTTCGCCTGTCCGTACCAGAAGGTGGAGCACCTCCGGCATTTCGTCTCGCGGCGCGCCTTCGACATCGAGGGGCTCGGCGAAAAGCAGATCGCCCTGTTCTTCCAGGACGAGGACCTGCCGATCCGCGAGCCAGCCGACATCTTCACCCTGGCCGAGCGCGACGCCGCCAACCTCAAGAAGCTCAAGGACAAGGAGGGCTTCGGCGAAACCTCGTCGAAGAACCTGTTCGCGGCGATCGAGGCACGGCGGGAGATCGCGCTGGAGCGCTTCCTCTACGCGCTCGGCATGCGCCATGTCGGCGAGACCACGGCCCGCCAGCTGGCGCGCGCCTATGGCAGCTGGGACGCGTTCGCGGCGGCGGCGGCGCGCATCGCCGAGGGCGACGCCGAGGCCGGCGCCGAGATGGACGCCATCGACCAGATCGGCGAGACCGTGGTGGCGGCGGTCAAGGCCTATTTCGGCGAAGAGCACAACCAGGCGATCGTCGAGCGGCTGACGCGGCAGGTCACCATCCTCGACGCGGAACGGCCGCGGGCCGAAAGCCCGGTGGCGGGCAAGACCGTGGTGTTCACGGGGTCGCTGGTCCGTCTCAGCCGCGACGAGGCCAAGGCAATGGCCGACCGGCTCGGCGCCAAGATCTCCGGCTCGGTGTCGAAGAAGACCGACCTGGTGGTGGCGGGGCCGGGCGCCGGCTCCAAGCTCGACAAGGCCCGCGAGTTCGGCGTCGAGGTCATCGACGAGGACGAATGGTTCCGCCGGGTCGGGGAGGGCGGCGACGCCGCGGCCGGGTGA
- a CDS encoding SWIB/MDM2 domain-containing protein: MAKAATKTEAAKAPRKPNPALLKPLKPSAELAAIVGAAPLPRPEVVSKVWDYIKQHKLQNPSNKREILADAKLEKVFGKKSTTMFELNKFLAAHLS, from the coding sequence ATGGCGAAAGCTGCGACCAAGACGGAGGCTGCCAAGGCTCCGCGCAAACCCAACCCGGCCCTGCTCAAGCCGCTGAAGCCGTCGGCGGAGCTCGCCGCCATCGTCGGCGCCGCGCCGTTGCCGCGTCCCGAGGTGGTCAGCAAGGTCTGGGACTATATCAAGCAGCACAAGCTGCAGAACCCCAGCAACAAGCGCGAGATCCTCGCCGATGCCAAGCTCGAGAAGGTGTTCGGCAAGAAGTCGACCACCATGTTCGAGCTGAACAAGTTCCTGGCGGCCCACCTCTCGTAA
- a CDS encoding PadR family transcriptional regulator, with protein sequence MFGRFHERLHERHHARHHGGPWGGRGAERDCSPGGRWGRGDFEGEGPGGFGPRGGWFGGRGGRVFAHGDLRLVLLALIGEKPSHGYELIRAIEDKFAGAYAPSPGAVYPTLTLLEEQDYIRSETAGGAKKLYTITEAGQAYLKENEVAVRGVLSRMDLAASAFASHSTPETVREAFRTLRQALHMRRGPWTAAEAERVRALIEKAARDIVGGGGEA encoded by the coding sequence ATGTTTGGACGTTTTCACGAGCGACTTCACGAGCGCCACCATGCGCGGCATCATGGCGGGCCCTGGGGCGGACGCGGGGCCGAGCGCGACTGCTCGCCCGGCGGTCGCTGGGGCCGCGGCGATTTCGAGGGCGAGGGGCCCGGCGGCTTCGGCCCGCGCGGCGGCTGGTTCGGCGGCCGGGGCGGGCGGGTCTTCGCCCATGGCGACCTCAGGCTGGTGCTGCTCGCCCTGATCGGTGAGAAGCCGAGCCATGGCTACGAGCTGATCCGCGCCATCGAGGACAAGTTCGCCGGCGCCTATGCGCCGAGCCCGGGCGCAGTCTACCCGACGCTGACGCTCCTGGAGGAGCAGGACTATATCCGCAGCGAGACGGCGGGCGGCGCCAAGAAGCTCTACACCATCACCGAGGCGGGCCAGGCCTATCTCAAGGAGAACGAGGTGGCGGTGCGCGGCGTCCTGTCCCGCATGGACCTCGCCGCCAGCGCCTTCGCCAGCCACTCGACGCCGGAGACGGTGAGGGAGGCCTTCCGCACCCTGCGCCAGGCCCTGCACATGCGGCGCGGGCCGTGGACCGCAGCCGAGGCAGAGCGGGTGCGGGCGCTGATCGAGAAGGCGGCGCGCGACATCGTCGGCGGAGGCGGCGAGGCTTGA
- the recN gene encoding DNA repair protein RecN, with amino-acid sequence MLVQLAIRDIVLIDRLDLAFATGLTVLTGETGAGKSILLDAFSLALGGRGDGGLVRHGQPQGQVTAVFDLAAGHAARAVLRANDIADDGDLILRRVQMADGRTRAFVNDQPVSVQVLRATGAALVEIHGQHDDRALTDAASHRALLDAFGGLEGLAADVAGRHGAWRRATQTLAQHRARMEKARAEGDWLRHAVEELSKLAVRPGEELVLAERRTGMMQAEKIAVDLKEAHEGVAGSASPTPGLASVIRRLERRGAQVPRLVEPAIAALDQALNALEEARIALETALGEANFDPAELERVEERLFALRAAARKFDVAVDGLPVLAQRYAGELAALDEGEGHLSALETAERAARQSYEAAAQELSARRHAAAQALDAAVNAELPPLKLDRARFTTQLQSDKAFAAPEGFDRAEFWVQTNPGTRPGPMMKVASGGELSRFMLALKVALADRGSAPTLVFDEIDSGVGGAVADAIGLRLARLAERVQVVNVTHAPQVAARAASHFLISKEAQAAGEAERVATRVVALDAPRRREEIARMLAGAHVTDEARAAADRLLQAR; translated from the coding sequence ATGCTCGTTCAGCTCGCCATCCGCGACATCGTCCTGATCGACCGGCTCGATCTCGCCTTCGCCACCGGCCTGACGGTGCTGACCGGCGAGACCGGCGCCGGCAAGTCGATTCTGCTCGACGCCTTTTCCCTGGCGCTCGGCGGGCGCGGCGACGGCGGCCTGGTGCGCCACGGCCAGCCGCAGGGGCAGGTGACGGCGGTGTTCGACTTGGCCGCCGGCCACGCCGCCCGGGCGGTGCTGCGCGCCAATGACATCGCCGACGACGGCGACCTGATCCTGCGACGGGTGCAGATGGCGGACGGACGCACGCGCGCCTTCGTCAACGACCAGCCGGTGAGCGTGCAGGTGCTGCGTGCCACCGGCGCGGCGCTGGTGGAGATCCACGGCCAGCACGACGATCGGGCGCTGACCGACGCGGCCTCGCACCGGGCGCTGCTCGACGCCTTCGGCGGGCTGGAGGGGCTCGCCGCCGACGTGGCCGGCCGCCATGGCGCCTGGCGCCGGGCGACGCAGACCCTGGCCCAGCATCGCGCCCGCATGGAGAAGGCCCGGGCCGAGGGCGACTGGCTGCGCCATGCGGTGGAGGAACTGTCGAAGCTGGCGGTGCGGCCGGGCGAGGAGCTCGTCCTGGCGGAGCGGCGCACCGGCATGATGCAGGCGGAGAAGATCGCCGTCGACCTGAAGGAGGCGCACGAGGGGGTGGCGGGATCGGCTTCGCCGACACCGGGCCTGGCGAGCGTCATTCGCCGGCTGGAGCGGCGCGGCGCGCAGGTGCCGCGCCTGGTCGAACCGGCGATCGCGGCGCTGGACCAGGCCTTGAACGCGCTGGAGGAGGCGCGCATCGCCCTGGAGACGGCGCTGGGCGAAGCGAATTTCGACCCCGCCGAGCTCGAACGCGTCGAGGAACGGCTTTTCGCGCTCCGGGCGGCGGCGCGCAAGTTCGACGTCGCCGTCGATGGCCTGCCGGTGCTCGCCCAGCGCTATGCCGGGGAGCTGGCGGCGCTCGACGAGGGCGAGGGGCATCTCTCGGCGCTGGAGACGGCGGAGAGGGCGGCGCGGCAGAGCTACGAGGCGGCGGCGCAGGAGCTTTCGGCCCGTCGTCACGCGGCTGCGCAGGCGCTCGATGCCGCCGTCAATGCCGAGCTGCCGCCGCTGAAGCTCGACCGCGCCCGCTTCACCACGCAGCTGCAGTCCGACAAGGCCTTCGCCGCGCCGGAAGGCTTCGATCGCGCCGAGTTCTGGGTGCAGACCAATCCGGGCACGCGCCCCGGCCCGATGATGAAGGTCGCCTCGGGCGGCGAGCTGTCGCGTTTCATGCTGGCGCTGAAGGTGGCGCTGGCCGACCGCGGCTCGGCGCCGACGCTGGTGTTCGACGAGATCGATTCGGGGGTCGGCGGCGCGGTGGCGGACGCCATCGGCCTGCGCCTGGCGCGGCTGGCCGAGCGGGTGCAGGTGGTCAACGTCACCCATGCGCCGCAGGTGGCGGCACGGGCGGCCTCGCACTTCCTGATCTCGAAGGAAGCGCAAGCCGCCGGCGAAGCCGAGCGCGTGGCGACGCGCGTCGTCGCGCTCGATGCCCCCCGCCGCCGCGAGGAGATCGCCCGCATGCTCGCCGGCGCCCATGTCACCGACGAGGCCCGCGCCGCCGCCGACCGCCTGCTGCAGGCGCGCTGA